The following nucleotide sequence is from Nothobranchius furzeri strain GRZ-AD chromosome 11, NfurGRZ-RIMD1, whole genome shotgun sequence.
ATTTTCAGGGAGCCTGCACCCCTAATTTCCTTGTAAAAACTGTGCGTAATGGCACCAGGAAATATTTGTCTCTATTACACCACGTGGCCAAACGCCGGTTGAGCTATGGTTTTCAAAAGTAAATATTCTGACGGGAAAAACGTTTAATAAAATTAAATATGCGCCATAAAGTAtgctttaaaatgtaattttaataCTGAAGCAACTGGAGTTGGGTAAATAAAGACCCAGCTATCGTTTGAGACAAACAGGGAAATTTTCTCCTCACCGTCCGTTTCTGAGGTTTAATTAACGGTCGGCTCAGCCCGTTCATTTTGCTGTACAGGCCGCAGGCGTTGCAGAGAAAGTGGCCCGTTCCGTCGCGCCTCCACAGCGGCGTGGAGATGGAGCCGCAGTTCACACACTCCCTGCTCTCCGCCATGTCGTCGAGGATGTCTGAAACTAGACAAAAACGCTTGGATCAGAATACGCACACAATTGCTCCTGTCCCCCTCCCAGTTATGATTATTATTGAagttttaataaacataaaccatttaattttttaatgtaTCAAAGTTTGAAAAAACATGTTCTGATCTTTTTTTTTAGAATGCACAAGATCTTAATTTGCAGTTGTGGAAATGGTTAACGCTCAAAGGAAACATCGTATTTGGCACATTTTTGCGCACGTGATTTTTGTGCCAAATTCTACTTAAAAAATACAATAATAAATACAATAATTTAATTTAGTCATAATAAATGAAATTCCATCATCATACACACTCTCTTTCTTACCTCCGTTAGGTCCTCTAATCAAGGGCGCGCTTCTACTCTGCAAGGTGTGCAGCATGGTGTTATCAAAAGGGCCCCCTGTCCAAGGTGAGGGCAGCTGGGGGGCGACATAAGGGGAGTAAGGGCTTGCGTAGGTCCCACTGAGGGTGCGGGAGAGGCCGTACTGGTCCCTGCTGCTCACGTTCAGCGTGTTACTGTAGCTGGTGTCTCTGGGTGTCCCGTTATTCATGGGCGGACTTGGAGGGTAGTGAAAGCGGCTGGAGGTGTGAGGGCTCCCGGTGCTGTATGAGGGGCTCTCCGGGTTGGACTGCGACCAGACAGAGTGACTGGAGACCGCGTGGCCCGGTTGAGCCGAGCCGCTGGCCTGCAGGTATGGGAGGCTGGGGATCATGGCGTTTACCCGGGAGCTGGGGACGTACACGGGAGAGTTTGGGTTGGAGTGCATATAACCAGCGGAGGAGGAATCATATCCGCTCTGGCTCTGCGCTGCAGCGATGGCCAGAGTTTGGTACATGTCGGAGGGGTCCACCAGCAGGCTCGCCTTGTGCGCTCCGGCGGAGAGGACGAGTTTACTCCCCTGGTCCAAGTCTGTAAAGAGCGGAAGGTCCTCAGCGGTGGTCAGTGTGTTGCTGTGGTGTCCGAAGTGAAGATAGGAGTGAAGCGATCTACCGTCCGCGCGCCGGTGGCCCAGCGCGTCTAGCTCGCTCGGAGGTGTGGGCCCGTCTCTCCTGCTGTCACCGGGGAGGTAGGTCTGCTCAGCCGGTGACCCTGGGCTGCTGGATACTTCTCGCTTAACCATGGACCAGCTGTTTTCGCCCAGGTCCATCCAGGAGCACTTTCCATACACAGTAGGGAGCAATAAAAACGATCGGAGGGCAGATGACCCTGAAATAAATAGTCAGAAAAATGTCAGCAAATGGAGAGCAAATCCCAAAAAGATGTCCAACAAGAAGCGCGTCAAAAGCCGGTAAGACACCAGGTTTCTGTCCGTTGTAATTGTTCGttcaaataaatattttaaagttTGACTTCTggcaaatcatcatcatcatcatcatcatcctcatcgtcaTCATTTCTATCCCCATTATAACAACCAGTGACGGCCATACTCTCACCGAGCGCTCTTAAGAGgcgctgggtccatctgtgtcaaATCACtatcctcccacacacacacacacacacacacacacacacacacacacacacacacacacacacacacacacacacacacacacacacaagtttactCACACATAACAGATAGGAAGCAAAACGCAATATGTCTTCACAGCAAAAGAGATAACCGTTTGATAAGACCCGAAGCAGATAAGGACCGAGAGGCAGGCTGCAGCGATAAAACAAAACCCCGAAATGATGGGTTCAGGACCGCCGCGTGCCCCGGCGCACGCCGCCAGATGTTGGACGGCAGCCGGCGAGAGGGACACGAGACAAAAGCAGAGACACAAGACGCTTCTTGGCGCTTCTTACCTGCTTAGATGTTTGCCATAAGTCGCAGGCAGAAGTTTCTTCAGCAGCTTCTCTTGGGCGTAATGGGAAGCGTCGGTGCGCACTGGCGACGTTTATGAGAGGAGGCGCTTGCGGAGTCCGCGGCTGCTGGGGGAGGACCAATCATGTTCAGcgtggagctgctggaggctcggTGGGGGTGCCAGCCTGGGAGCTCCT
It contains:
- the gata6 gene encoding transcription factor GATA-6 isoform X1, translating into MDLGENSWSMVKREVSSSPGSPAEQTYLPGDSRRDGPTPPSELDALGHRRADGRSLHSYLHFGHHSNTLTTAEDLPLFTDLDQGSKLVLSAGAHKASLLVDPSDMYQTLAIAAAQSQSGYDSSSAGYMHSNPNSPVYVPSSRVNAMIPSLPYLQASGSAQPGHAVSSHSVWSQSNPESPSYSTGSPHTSSRFHYPPSPPMNNGTPRDTSYSNTLNVSSRDQYGLSRTLSGTYASPYSPYVAPQLPSPWTGGPFDNTMLHTLQSRSAPLIRGPNGVSDILDDMAESRECVNCGSISTPLWRRDGTGHFLCNACGLYSKMNGLSRPLIKPQKRTSTSRRIGLSCANCQTSTTTLWRRNAEGEPVCNACGLYTKLHGVPRPLAMKKEGIQTRKRKPKTLNKSKGSSGNNSVSMTPTSTSSSNSEDCSKTSSPSAQVSGVSSSVLSSSGEGTSSGSAVKYPGQDSLYTSVGLTQPSDVASVRGEPWCPMALA
- the gata6 gene encoding transcription factor GATA-6 isoform X2 encodes the protein MDLGENSWSMVKREVSSSPGSPAEQTYLPGDSRRDGPTPPSELDALGHRRADGRSLHSYLHFGHHSNTLTTAEDLPLFTDLDQGSKLVLSAGAHKASLLVDPSDMYQTLAIAAAQSQSGYDSSSAGYMHSNPNSPVYVPSSRVNAMIPSLPYLQASGSAQPGHAVSSHSVWSQSNPESPSYSTGSPHTSSRFHYPPSPPMNNGTPRDTSYSNTLNVSSRDQYGLSRTLSGTYASPYSPYVAPQLPSPWTGGPFDNTMLHTLQSRSAPLIRGPNGVSDILDDMAESRECVNCGSISTPLWRRDGTGHFLCNACGLYSKMNGLSRPLIKPQKRTSTSRRIGLSCANCQTSTTTLWRRNAEGEPVCNACGLYTKLHGVPRPLAMKKEGIQTRKRKPKTLNKSKGSSGNNSVSMTPTSTSSSNSEDCSKTSSPSAQVSGVVSCEWNLSLATTNHFPIMPAAHGRHLHLKHC